One genomic segment of Hordeum vulgare subsp. vulgare chromosome 2H, MorexV3_pseudomolecules_assembly, whole genome shotgun sequence includes these proteins:
- the LOC123430266 gene encoding NDR1/HIN1-like protein 12 — MSKGKVHHDWILRRCCGSIAACILTLAVLVGFVALVIYLALHPSKPSFYLQDIQLRSIDLSDPALSLDVQVTIASRNPNDRVGIYYKTLHAFTTYRDEPVTVPVSLPAIYQGHKDQSVWSPVMSGDSVPVAPYVADAMKQDIAAGYVLLHVKVDGRVKWKVGSWVSGGYHIFVNCPALLSASGGSVGGAFAMSATVGGKQTVSLKFTQPSYCTVDV, encoded by the exons ATGAGCAAGGGCAAGGTTCACCACGACTGGATCCTCCGGCGGTGCTGCGGCTCCATCGCCGCCTGCATCCTCACGCTCGCCGTCCTCGTCGGCTTCGTCGCGCTCGTCATCTACCTCGCCCTGCACCCCTCCAAGCCCTCCTTCTACCTCCAGGACATCCAACTCCGCTCCATCGACCTCTCCGATCCGGCTCTCTCCCTTGACGTCCAG GTGACCATCGCGTCGCGGAACCCGAACGACCGGGTGGGCATCTACTACAAGACCCTGCACGCCTTCACCACGTACCGCGACGAGCCGGTGACGGTGCCGGTGTCGCTGCCGGCGATCTACCAGGGGCACAAGGACCAGTCGGTGTGGTCGCCGGTGATGTCCGGGGACTCGGTGCCGGTGGCGCCGTACGTGGCGGACGCCATGAAGCAGGACATCGCCGCCGGGTACGTGCTGCTGCACGTCAAGGTGGACGGCCGCGTCAAGTGGAAGGTCGGCAGCTGGGTCTCTGGCGGCTACCACATCTTCGTCAACTGCCCCGCGCTGCTCTCCGCCAGCGGCGGCTCCGTCGGCGGCGCCTTCGCCATGAGCGCCACGGTGGGCGGCAAGCAGACCGTCTCGCTCAAGTTCACGCAGCCGTCCTACTGCACCGTCGACGTGTGA